The following coding sequences are from one Zalophus californianus isolate mZalCal1 chromosome 15, mZalCal1.pri.v2, whole genome shotgun sequence window:
- the LOC113923824 gene encoding translationally-controlled tumor protein-like, producing MIIYRDLISHDEMFPDIYKIREIADGLCLEVEGKMVSRTEGNIDDSLIGGNASAEGPEGEGTESTVITGVDIVMNHHLQETSFTKEAYKKYIKDYMKSIKGKLEEQRPERVKPFMTGAAEQIKHILANFKNYQFFIGENMNPDGTVALLDYCEDGVTPYMIFFKDGLEMEKC from the coding sequence ATGATCATCTACCGGGACCTCATCAGCCATGACGAGATGTTCCCCGACATCTACAAGATCCGGGAGATCGCGGACGGGCTGTgcctggaggtggaggggaagatGGTCAGTAGGACAGAGGGTAACATTGATGACTCGCTCATTGGTGGAAATGCTTCCGCTGAAGGCCCGGAGGGTGAAGGTACTGAAAGCACAGTAATCACTGGTGTTGATATTGTCATGAACCATCACTTGCAGGAAACCAGCTTCACAAAAGAAGCCTACAAGAAGTACATCAAAGATTACATGAAATCAATCAAAGGCAAACTTGAAGAACAGAGGCCAGAAAGAGTAAAGCCTTTTATGACAGGGGCTGCAGAACAAATCAAGCACATCCTTGCTAATTTCAAAAACTACCAGTTTTTTATTGGTGAAAACATGAATCCAGATGGCACGGTTGCTCTGCTGGACTACTGTGAGGATGGTGTGACCCcatatatgattttctttaaggatggtttagaaatggagaaatgttaa